From Cyclobacteriaceae bacterium, a single genomic window includes:
- a CDS encoding nucleoside permease — protein MNIKSRLILMNFLEFFIWGSWLISLGGYMIVTLKFTGGQVGTIYATMGVASLFMPALLGIVADRWINAERVLGMCHIINGVLLFIASTVTDYSTMYIIMLLNSMFYMPTIALNNAVSYRVLEKYNLDLVKIFPPIRMWGTVGFVVAMWVVDLAHWTLSPMQLYVSAAAAILLGLYSFTMPACLPAVKKVNPTLMQSLGLDALVLFKRKKMAIFFVFAMLLGASLQITNTFGEAFLHDFGSTYPDSFAVKYPGIMMSISQISETLFILTIPFFLIRFGIQKVMILSIFAWVLRFGLFGIGNPGDGVVFLIASMIIYGLAFDFFNISGSLFVKQEADNNMVASAQGIFMLMTNGVGAFLGGTLSGMVVDHFTNGGVKDWQSIWFTFAAYSLVLGVAFPIFFRYKHDPKAVVSVHH, from the coding sequence ATGAACATCAAGTCCCGCCTCATCCTGATGAATTTTTTGGAATTCTTCATCTGGGGTTCGTGGTTGATCTCTCTTGGTGGTTACATGATCGTCACACTGAAATTTACAGGTGGACAGGTAGGAACGATCTATGCGACAATGGGAGTGGCCTCACTCTTCATGCCCGCATTGCTGGGAATTGTCGCTGACCGCTGGATCAATGCCGAGCGCGTCCTCGGAATGTGCCATATCATCAATGGTGTTCTTCTCTTCATTGCATCAACCGTGACTGATTACAGCACCATGTACATCATCATGTTGCTGAATTCAATGTTCTATATGCCCACCATCGCATTGAACAATGCAGTTTCATACCGTGTGCTTGAAAAGTATAATCTTGACCTTGTGAAAATATTTCCTCCCATCCGCATGTGGGGAACCGTTGGATTCGTAGTAGCCATGTGGGTAGTTGACCTTGCTCACTGGACATTAAGTCCAATGCAGTTGTATGTAAGTGCCGCTGCCGCGATCCTGTTGGGATTGTATTCGTTCACAATGCCTGCCTGTTTGCCTGCGGTTAAGAAAGTAAATCCAACACTGATGCAGTCACTGGGGTTGGATGCCCTTGTTCTTTTCAAAAGAAAGAAGATGGCAATATTCTTTGTGTTCGCTATGTTGCTGGGAGCGTCTCTGCAGATCACCAATACCTTTGGTGAAGCGTTCCTTCATGATTTCGGATCAACCTATCCTGACTCTTTTGCTGTGAAGTATCCTGGCATTATGATGTCGATCTCGCAGATATCAGAAACACTTTTCATTCTTACCATACCTTTCTTCCTGATCCGTTTTGGTATTCAGAAGGTAATGATCCTCAGCATTTTTGCCTGGGTGCTGCGCTTTGGATTATTTGGAATTGGAAATCCTGGAGATGGCGTTGTGTTCTTAATTGCTTCCATGATCATCTACGGTCTTGCATTTGATTTCTTTAATATCTCCGGATCACTCTTTGTGAAACAGGAGGCTGATAATAACATGGTTGCAAGTGCACAGGGAATCTTCATGCTCATGACCAACGGTGTGGGTGCATTCCTGGGAGGAACTTTAAGCGGAATGGTAGTCGATCATTTTACAAATGGTGGAGTAAAAGACTGGCAAAGCATCTGGTTTACATTTGCAGCTTACTCACTGGTACTCGGAGTCGCGTTTCCAATATTCTTCAGGTATAAACACGATCCCAAAGCTGTCGTATCAGTTCATCACTAG
- a CDS encoding alpha-amylase, with amino-acid sequence MRRLIIMLSFLTTLFSCRNNPKELWPHGVNYEVFVLSFADGNGDGKGDLIGLTQRLDHLQDLGVGGVWLMPIMPSPSYHKYDVTDYKGIHPDYGTSEDFKKFVEEAHKRNIQVIIDLILNHTGSEHPWFREAIKGKDNPYRDYYVWADKDSVESEIAKKEISLDSDNITQWHAVNGDTLSEHYYGFFYGGMPDLNFDNPKVKDEFIEIGKFWLTEMKVDGFRLDAAKHIFPTERATDNHAFWIWFRSEMEKINPDVYLVGEVWSPAEEVAPYLKGLPALFNFDMGYSITSVVKKGKDDAHLVEQYKKINDYYKSVTPNYIDATFLKNHDQNRILSELDDNEDKMRVAASILFTLPGTPYVYYGEEIGMKGMKPDEYIREPFLWDEGKKDPLQTTWEIPKYSTDQTVVPLSKQKKDSKSLYNFYKKWIAYRNENEVMTLGELSTTPLSIVEVVTMVRTLGEVKRMALHNLSDVEVTVSLDQVSDFKKIDFTTNKDAALKKDKLRLPAYSSVVLKN; translated from the coding sequence ATGAGAAGGCTGATCATTATGCTATCTTTTCTAACAACACTTTTTTCATGTAGAAATAATCCAAAGGAGCTTTGGCCTCATGGAGTGAACTATGAGGTATTCGTTCTTTCTTTTGCCGATGGTAATGGCGATGGAAAAGGAGACCTCATTGGATTAACACAAAGACTGGATCACCTGCAGGATCTTGGAGTAGGAGGAGTGTGGCTTATGCCCATCATGCCTTCGCCATCCTATCATAAGTATGATGTTACCGATTACAAAGGCATCCATCCTGATTATGGCACCAGCGAAGACTTTAAAAAATTCGTGGAAGAGGCACACAAGAGAAATATTCAGGTGATCATCGACCTTATCCTGAATCATACCGGTTCTGAACATCCCTGGTTCAGGGAAGCCATCAAAGGAAAAGACAACCCTTATCGTGATTATTATGTATGGGCGGATAAGGATTCTGTTGAATCAGAAATTGCCAAGAAGGAGATATCACTGGATTCCGACAACATTACCCAATGGCATGCTGTGAACGGAGATACATTATCAGAACACTACTATGGATTTTTCTATGGCGGTATGCCTGATCTTAACTTCGATAATCCAAAGGTTAAGGATGAGTTTATTGAGATCGGTAAATTCTGGCTAACAGAAATGAAAGTTGATGGCTTCCGTCTCGATGCTGCCAAACACATTTTCCCAACGGAACGGGCTACCGATAATCATGCGTTCTGGATCTGGTTCCGTTCTGAAATGGAAAAGATCAATCCGGATGTGTATCTGGTCGGAGAGGTGTGGTCGCCGGCAGAGGAAGTAGCTCCTTATCTCAAGGGACTTCCCGCCTTGTTCAATTTTGATATGGGATATTCCATTACTTCCGTTGTAAAGAAAGGAAAAGACGATGCTCATCTTGTTGAGCAGTACAAAAAGATCAATGACTATTATAAATCCGTTACTCCCAATTACATCGATGCTACTTTCCTGAAGAACCACGACCAGAACAGGATACTTTCTGAACTGGATGACAATGAAGACAAGATGAGGGTGGCGGCTTCTATATTATTCACACTTCCAGGAACTCCTTATGTATATTATGGGGAGGAGATCGGTATGAAAGGCATGAAGCCTGATGAATACATCCGTGAGCCTTTTCTCTGGGATGAGGGGAAGAAGGATCCGCTTCAAACTACCTGGGAGATACCAAAGTATTCTACAGATCAGACTGTCGTTCCTCTCAGCAAGCAAAAGAAGGACTCAAAGTCTCTCTATAATTTTTACAAGAAGTGGATTGCGTATCGCAATGAGAATGAAGTGATGACGCTCGGGGAATTATCAACCACTCCTTTGTCTATCGTTGAGGTCGTAACAATGGTACGTACATTAGGTGAAGTTAAAAGAATGGCGCTTCATAATCTTTCAGATGTGGAAGTAACAGTATCTCTCGATCAGGTTTCTGACTTTAAGAAAATTGATTTCACTACCAATAAAGACGCGGCTTTGAAAAAAGATAAGCTCAGGCTGCCGGCATACAGTTCTGTGGTTCTTAAAAATTGA
- a CDS encoding alpha-1,4-glucan--maltose-1-phosphate maltosyltransferase, whose product MTDGKLRVIIENVQPQVDAGLYPAKRTIGERVDVIADIFGDGHDHIRAELLYKFGKKAEWKVLEMQSAVNDIWSASFLTTEKGSYYFTIRAWIDHFDTWYDGFKKKAAAKVDVTVELMEGAEYLHAVAKGDAKIIAVAKKLEDKANQSQAIATVLSEDFAKIVHERPLRQHETLYSKELEVHVEHTKALYSTWYELFPRSSSLQAGKHGTFQDTIKLLPRIAAMNFDVLYLPPIHPIGKVNRKGKNNNVKSSAGEPGSPWAIGSDEGGHKAVHKELGTLEDYKKLIAEAKKHKIDIALDVAFQCAPDHPYVKEHPEWFKQRPDGTIQYAENPPKKYQDIYPFNFETEQWSELWNELKSVIVFWIEAGVKIFRVDNPHTKPIPFWEWVIAEINKEHSDIIFLAEAFTRPKIMSSLAKVGFTQSYTYFTWRVNKQEITEYMTELVNGPSRNYFRPNFWPNTPDILPFHLQHQGENIFIIRIALAATLSSSYGLYGPPYEFYENTPIDGREEYFNSEKFEIKSYDWRKTNRMTDIITLLNKARRENPALQSTWNMTFCSIENPNLIAFLKTTDDLSNIVLMVVNLDPHGKQSGYLQLPKDKLKMGPKLNIKLQDIITDEQYTWTQDWNYVELEPNKMPFHLFKLDVRESQM is encoded by the coding sequence ATGACTGACGGAAAACTCAGAGTTATAATTGAAAATGTTCAGCCACAGGTTGATGCAGGGTTATACCCCGCCAAGCGTACCATCGGCGAACGCGTAGATGTTATTGCAGATATCTTCGGTGATGGTCATGATCACATTCGCGCAGAGCTGCTCTATAAATTTGGTAAGAAAGCGGAATGGAAGGTTCTTGAAATGCAATCTGCCGTCAATGATATCTGGTCGGCATCTTTCTTAACCACTGAGAAAGGTTCTTATTACTTCACCATTCGTGCTTGGATCGATCACTTCGATACATGGTATGATGGATTCAAAAAGAAAGCTGCAGCAAAAGTAGATGTAACCGTCGAGCTCATGGAAGGTGCTGAATACCTCCATGCTGTTGCAAAGGGAGATGCAAAGATCATTGCCGTTGCAAAGAAACTGGAAGACAAAGCAAATCAATCACAGGCCATTGCCACTGTTTTAAGCGAAGACTTTGCAAAAATCGTTCATGAAAGACCCTTGCGCCAGCATGAAACTCTTTACAGCAAAGAGCTTGAGGTTCATGTTGAGCACACCAAAGCATTGTACAGCACGTGGTATGAATTATTTCCACGCTCAAGTTCATTGCAGGCGGGCAAGCATGGAACATTTCAGGACACTATCAAGTTGCTTCCGCGTATCGCGGCCATGAACTTTGATGTCTTATATCTGCCGCCCATTCATCCTATTGGAAAAGTTAATCGCAAGGGAAAGAACAATAACGTTAAATCATCTGCGGGAGAGCCTGGTTCTCCATGGGCAATCGGAAGTGATGAAGGTGGTCACAAAGCAGTTCACAAAGAACTTGGTACGCTGGAAGACTATAAGAAACTTATCGCAGAAGCAAAGAAGCACAAGATCGACATTGCGTTGGATGTTGCGTTTCAGTGTGCTCCTGATCATCCTTATGTAAAAGAGCATCCTGAATGGTTTAAGCAGAGACCCGATGGTACCATTCAATATGCTGAGAACCCTCCGAAAAAGTATCAGGATATCTATCCCTTTAATTTTGAAACAGAGCAATGGAGTGAACTCTGGAATGAATTGAAATCTGTGATCGTATTCTGGATCGAAGCAGGAGTGAAGATATTCCGTGTTGATAATCCTCATACCAAACCAATTCCTTTCTGGGAATGGGTGATTGCTGAGATCAACAAAGAACATTCAGATATTATCTTCCTTGCCGAAGCCTTCACCCGACCGAAGATCATGTCGTCATTGGCAAAGGTAGGATTCACCCAGTCGTATACTTATTTCACCTGGCGCGTCAACAAGCAGGAGATCACGGAATACATGACGGAACTTGTAAACGGTCCGTCAAGAAATTATTTCCGCCCTAACTTCTGGCCGAATACTCCCGACATTCTTCCATTCCATTTACAGCACCAGGGTGAGAACATTTTCATTATACGGATCGCTCTTGCCGCTACGCTCTCATCAAGCTATGGATTGTATGGACCGCCTTATGAGTTTTATGAAAATACCCCCATCGACGGTCGTGAAGAATATTTTAATTCTGAAAAATTTGAGATCAAATCGTACGATTGGCGAAAGACCAACCGCATGACGGATATCATTACTTTATTAAACAAAGCAAGAAGAGAAAATCCTGCATTACAGTCTACCTGGAACATGACCTTCTGCAGCATAGAGAATCCGAATCTCATTGCATTCCTGAAAACAACCGATGATCTGTCGAACATAGTGTTAATGGTAGTGAACCTGGATCCGCATGGAAAGCAATCCGGATATCTTCAGTTGCCCAAGGATAAGCTGAAGATGGGGCCGAAGCTGAATATCAAACTTCAGGACATTATTACAGATGAACAATACACCTGGACGCAGGACTGGAACTACGTTGAGCTGGAGCCTAATAAAATGCCGTTCCATCTATTTAAATTGGATGTACGTGAATCTCAAATGTGA
- a CDS encoding bifunctional nuclease family protein, giving the protein MKKIKLEILGLSSSQSQAGSFALVLGEADGNRRLPIIIGMFEAQAIAIEIEKIVPNRPMTHDLFKSFANSFNFHVDEIIISDLKEGVFFAKIVCTDGLKKSEVDARPSDAIAVGLRFDAPIFTFENILAEAGIVLTDEEEEEEKAEPKAEKKVKVKKENTKKSDDYKSFAVDKLNELLKEAIEKEDYEKAAKIRDELGKRN; this is encoded by the coding sequence TTGAAAAAAATCAAACTAGAGATACTCGGATTATCCTCCAGCCAATCACAGGCAGGTTCTTTCGCCCTGGTGCTGGGAGAAGCTGACGGAAACCGCAGACTTCCAATTATAATCGGGATGTTCGAGGCTCAGGCCATCGCCATAGAAATCGAAAAGATCGTTCCCAATCGTCCCATGACACACGATCTCTTTAAATCATTTGCCAATTCATTCAATTTTCATGTCGATGAGATCATCATCTCTGACCTGAAAGAAGGAGTTTTCTTTGCCAAGATCGTATGCACCGATGGTCTGAAGAAATCAGAAGTCGATGCGCGTCCTTCGGATGCTATTGCTGTAGGACTTCGTTTCGATGCACCGATCTTTACTTTTGAAAACATTCTTGCAGAAGCCGGTATCGTATTGACCGACGAGGAAGAGGAGGAAGAAAAGGCAGAGCCAAAAGCTGAGAAAAAGGTCAAGGTTAAAAAAGAGAATACCAAGAAGAGTGACGATTACAAAAGCTTCGCCGTTGACAAGCTCAATGAATTGCTGAAGGAAGCCATTGAAAAAGAAGACTACGAGAAAGCTGCAAAGATCCGTGACGAGCTGGGCAAGCGCAACTAG
- a CDS encoding alpha-amylase: MATTGNKIVIYQMMTRLFGNVTTLNKPYGTIEENGVGKFEDIDNKALMGIKELGVSHVWYTGVIEHALLTDYSKFGIPLDDADVVKGRAGSPYSIKDYYDVNPDLAVDVKNRMLEFERLVKRTHDQDLKVIIDFVPNHVARKYHSDVKPEGVKDLGETDDKSKAFDAQNNFYYLPGQAFQVPKDYNSLGTYTFPNKDGKFDEVPAKATGDDQFTATPGINNWFEAAKLNYGVDYMNNRSGHFDPVPNTWIKMRDILVYWTAKKVDGFRCDMAEMVPVDFWHWVIPQVKAVNPEIIFIAEIYNPQQYRSYIDHGRFDFLYDKVQLYDTLRLLINKQASTFWIHDIQRSMAGINHNMVHFLENHDEQRIASSAFNGDPWKALPGMVVSATIDKGPVMIYFGQEVGEPGSGAEGFGGEDGRTTVFDYWGVPEHQKWVNGKKYDGGLLSDEQKALRQFYGDILTLSKNNPAISQGDYHDLTQHNVGIKNFSDRIISFARVNGEERLIVLASFNDKPEHVKIQLTQDVIKVFNLKSSEQVLGRDLLRSGADIGFSVDYTFELDIPAYHSFVFKIK; encoded by the coding sequence ATGGCAACCACCGGAAACAAGATCGTAATCTACCAGATGATGACACGCCTTTTCGGGAATGTCACCACGCTTAATAAGCCTTACGGAACCATCGAGGAAAATGGTGTTGGGAAGTTTGAAGATATTGACAATAAGGCACTTATGGGTATCAAGGAGCTGGGCGTTTCCCATGTCTGGTACACTGGTGTCATCGAGCATGCTTTGCTGACCGATTACTCCAAATTCGGCATTCCTCTGGATGACGCTGATGTGGTCAAAGGCCGCGCCGGATCTCCCTATTCCATCAAAGACTATTACGACGTCAACCCGGACCTGGCTGTGGATGTAAAAAACCGTATGCTGGAATTCGAACGCCTCGTCAAGCGCACCCACGATCAGGACCTGAAAGTGATTATCGACTTTGTGCCCAATCACGTGGCAAGGAAATATCATTCTGATGTTAAACCCGAAGGTGTAAAAGACCTTGGCGAAACAGATGATAAGTCAAAAGCTTTTGATGCCCAGAATAACTTCTACTATTTACCCGGCCAGGCTTTCCAGGTCCCTAAAGATTATAACTCATTGGGCACCTATACTTTTCCCAACAAGGATGGAAAGTTTGATGAAGTTCCCGCAAAGGCAACGGGCGATGATCAATTCACAGCAACACCGGGAATCAACAACTGGTTTGAAGCTGCAAAGCTCAACTATGGTGTCGATTACATGAATAATCGCTCAGGTCATTTTGATCCGGTCCCCAATACATGGATCAAGATGCGTGATATTCTTGTCTACTGGACAGCGAAGAAAGTGGATGGCTTCCGTTGCGATATGGCTGAAATGGTGCCGGTAGATTTCTGGCATTGGGTTATCCCGCAGGTCAAAGCTGTCAATCCCGAAATCATATTTATTGCAGAGATCTATAATCCTCAGCAGTACAGAAGCTACATCGATCACGGCCGGTTTGATTTCCTGTATGACAAGGTTCAGCTATATGACACGCTACGTTTGCTGATCAACAAGCAGGCAAGCACATTCTGGATTCATGACATCCAGCGTTCCATGGCGGGCATCAACCACAACATGGTGCATTTTCTGGAGAATCATGATGAGCAACGCATCGCTTCATCAGCTTTCAATGGCGATCCATGGAAAGCATTGCCGGGAATGGTTGTCAGCGCAACGATTGATAAAGGTCCCGTGATGATTTACTTCGGTCAGGAGGTGGGAGAGCCCGGTTCCGGTGCTGAAGGTTTTGGTGGTGAAGATGGCCGCACAACAGTCTTTGATTACTGGGGTGTGCCGGAACATCAGAAGTGGGTGAATGGAAAGAAGTATGACGGTGGATTACTGAGCGATGAGCAAAAAGCATTGCGTCAGTTTTATGGGGATATTCTTACGCTTTCAAAAAATAATCCTGCAATATCACAAGGCGACTATCATGATCTCACACAACATAATGTTGGCATTAAGAATTTTTCCGATCGCATTATTTCATTTGCCAGGGTGAATGGTGAGGAACGCCTCATTGTGCTGGCAAGCTTTAATGATAAGCCTGAGCATGTGAAGATTCAATTGACTCAGGATGTGATCAAAGTATTCAATCTGAAATCATCTGAACAAGTGCTGGGTCGTGACCTGTTGAGAAGCGGTGCTGACATTGGTTTTTCAGTTGACTATACTTTTGAGCTTGATATTCCTGCGTACCATTCATTTGTTTTTAAAATAAAGTAA